From Paraburkholderia flava, a single genomic window includes:
- a CDS encoding TIGR03032 family protein: MTLLEEKQATQAARDEAQPFINLRDTDRFLPVLEALQCTLALSRRPSGVALLGVDNGVPTLSACLLPRSMGLAASGDRLAIATARELMIYANVRSIAAEYPLRPDHYDAVFVPRASFFTAYCDLHDMAFNKQAVVAVNTRFSCISVIDGFYNFTPLWQPPFVTEFSADDRCHLNGMAMEDGKVRFATALGRTNTAYGWRKDMAHGGIVMEVPSGRIVAEGLSMPHSPRVINGQLYVLEGGRGRVLRIDQQSGKITVLATLPGFTHGLAEYGGVLFVGLSKLRDKRGPQGLPIEDEGELVAGVAALDAHTGSVLGILHFFNGVDEVFDVQVIPRVRRAEILSPDQWFQTPSLVTPHGGMWERRSPDQTAEDEEGAGA; encoded by the coding sequence TTGACCCTGCTCGAGGAAAAGCAAGCCACACAGGCTGCGCGCGACGAAGCGCAGCCATTCATCAACCTGCGCGACACGGATCGCTTCCTGCCCGTGCTCGAAGCGCTGCAGTGCACGCTTGCGCTTAGCCGCAGGCCATCGGGTGTCGCACTGCTCGGTGTCGACAATGGCGTACCGACGCTGTCTGCGTGCTTGCTGCCGCGCTCGATGGGCCTTGCCGCGAGCGGCGATCGGCTCGCGATCGCGACTGCACGCGAGTTGATGATCTACGCGAACGTGCGCTCGATCGCTGCGGAATATCCGTTACGCCCGGATCACTACGACGCGGTGTTCGTCCCGCGTGCGTCGTTCTTCACCGCGTACTGCGATCTGCACGACATGGCGTTCAACAAGCAGGCCGTGGTCGCTGTGAACACGCGATTCTCATGTATTTCGGTGATCGACGGGTTTTACAACTTCACGCCGCTCTGGCAACCGCCGTTCGTCACGGAGTTTTCTGCGGACGACCGCTGTCATCTGAACGGCATGGCGATGGAGGACGGCAAGGTACGCTTCGCCACTGCGCTCGGCCGGACGAATACCGCGTACGGCTGGCGCAAGGACATGGCGCACGGCGGCATCGTGATGGAGGTGCCGAGCGGGCGCATCGTTGCCGAAGGGCTATCGATGCCGCATTCGCCGCGTGTGATCAACGGGCAGCTGTATGTGCTCGAAGGCGGTCGCGGCAGGGTGCTGCGTATCGATCAGCAGTCGGGAAAAATCACTGTGCTCGCGACGTTGCCCGGTTTCACGCATGGCCTCGCCGAATATGGTGGCGTGCTGTTCGTGGGGTTGTCGAAGCTGCGCGATAAGCGCGGTCCGCAGGGATTGCCCATCGAAGACGAAGGTGAACTGGTGGCTGGCGTTGCCGCGCTCGACGCGCACACCGGCAGCGTGCTCGGCATTCTGCATTTCTTCAATGGTGTCGATGAAGTGTTCGACGTGCAGGTGATTCCACGTGTACGTCGCGCGGAGATTCTGTCGCCCGATCAGTGGTTCCAGACACCAAGCCTCGTGACGCCGCACGGCGGCATGTGGGAGCGTCGCTCGCCCGATCAGACAGCGGAAGACGAAGAGGGCGCAGGTGCCTGA
- the cysC gene encoding adenylyl-sulfate kinase: protein MPDCVIPTRAERERRHGHRGAVIWLTGLSGAGKSTIASGVEQVLFDAGYEVIVLDGDRLRAGLNRDLGFDADDRAENVRRVSEVAALLADAGMIVIVALISPFREGRLAARRAAGDAFHEIYVKADLAVCEARDPKGLYRRARRGEIAEFTGISSPYEVPEAAELVVDSAQLDAEAAIDLVATYVRASVSFDGPPYS from the coding sequence GTGCCTGATTGCGTCATACCGACCCGCGCGGAACGCGAACGTCGCCATGGTCATCGCGGGGCGGTGATCTGGCTGACCGGGTTGTCGGGGGCTGGCAAATCTACGATCGCTTCGGGTGTCGAGCAGGTGTTGTTCGATGCCGGGTATGAGGTGATCGTGCTCGACGGTGATCGGTTGAGGGCAGGTCTGAATCGCGACCTCGGGTTCGACGCTGACGACCGTGCCGAGAATGTGCGTCGGGTCAGCGAGGTTGCCGCGCTGCTTGCCGACGCGGGGATGATCGTGATCGTCGCATTGATCTCGCCGTTTCGTGAGGGGCGTTTGGCGGCACGGCGTGCAGCGGGCGATGCGTTTCACGAGATCTACGTGAAGGCCGATCTCGCTGTCTGCGAGGCGCGTGATCCGAAAGGGCTTTATCGACGCGCGCGTCGCGGAGAGATTGCTGAGTTCACTGGTATCTCGTCCCCGTATGAGGTGCCCGAAGCTGCGGAACTCGTGGTCGATAGCGCTCAGCTAGATGCTGAGGCCGCGATTGACTTGGTAGCGACGTATGTAAGGGCATCTGTGTCGTTCGATGGCCCCCCGTATTCGTGA